The following proteins are co-located in the Telopea speciosissima isolate NSW1024214 ecotype Mountain lineage chromosome 9, Tspe_v1, whole genome shotgun sequence genome:
- the LOC122638932 gene encoding putative nuclease HARBI1 — MCICSFDIRFTYVYAGWKDSANDCHIFEHARRDPALKFSHPPEDSGYASQVGYLIPFRGERYHIPDYQGAGRNPKTAKEFFNYRHSSFRNVIERTFGVLKNRFKILRHMSSFDIRFQPYIVIACCGLHNYIRDKQTADKASAELSDDDKVVIDELNSVHEPYETSMSTLNQRDSARMMNDLRKNIANELASSRMAEI; from the exons ATGTGTAtatgttcttttgatatacGATTTACATATGTTTATGCGGGTTGGAAGGACAGCGCTAATGATTGTCATATATTTGAACATGCAAGGAGAGATCCCGCATTAAAGTTTTCACACCCACCTGAAG ACTCTGGGTATGCAAGTCAAGTTGGGTACTTGATCCCATTTCGAGGTGAGAGGTACCATATTCCAGACTACCAGGGAGCAGGGAGAAACCCAAAGACTGCTAAAGAGTTTTTCAACTACAGACATTCTTCATTTAGGAATGTAATTGAGCGTAcatttggggttttgaaaaatagatttaaaatattaagACATATGTCAAGTTTTGATATCAGATTCCAACCATATATTGTGATTGCCTGTTGTGGATTGCATAATTATATTCGTGACAAACAAACGGCGGATAAAGCATCTGCTGAATTAAGTGATGACGACAAAGTAGTCATAGATGAACTAAATTCTGTACACGAGCCCTATGAAACATCTATGTCTACTCTGAATCAGAGAGACAGTGCAAGAATGATGAATGACTTGCGAAAAAATATTGCAAATGAATTGGCTAGTAGTAGGATGGCAGAAATCTGA